Part of the Oncorhynchus kisutch isolate 150728-3 linkage group LG2, Okis_V2, whole genome shotgun sequence genome, tcttttctctgtatatatccaCAATGTCggtcttgctgcgggtgattccctgatccacctctacgcagatgacaccattctgtatgtatctggcccttctttggacactgtgttaactaacctccaaacgagctgcAATGCCATagaacactccttccatggcctccaactgctcttaaatgctagtaaaaccaaatgcatgctttgcAACCGTttgctgcccacacccgcccgcccgactagcatcactactctggacggttctgacttagaatatgtggacaactacaaatacctaggtgtctggctagactgtaaactctccttccagactcacattaaacatctccaatccaaaattaaattaaatctagaatcggcttcctatttcgcaacaaagcctccttcactcaccccgccaaacataccctcgtaaaactgagtTTTTGaatggaggtcaatgagtgtaGAAATTGGTCAACATAAAAAtgaatggcttatttgctacgtgatatttatttgatcgaatagaagtcGTGTAATGCTGAAGTGTTTAAacgtgtactgatataagtaggacacctGACATCCTGGTAAAAAGATGGCTATGCATATTCTTGTTATGAGGCTTGTAGCGTAGCATCTCTCAGTTAAATACGGGTGGTTGACGTAAACAACCCTCGTCGAATATTCAAAAAGGATTACAATTATGAGACGCATTCACCATTCAAAAGAAAGTATAGGCGGGAGCTAGACAGCCCGCTTGGCTGATTTGTGGACATCGACTACCATTGTTCGGCCGAAGAGATatgtatcttgtcagtatatctATAATCTTTGGGTATAATAATAACTGGAGACTGTGTCCAAGATTTCCGCCTGATGTTTTCAAGGTAATCTACTCACATTCGCATACACTGATTCATGGACCGTCTATATCTGGTTTATATGGACCAACATCACATAGCGCACTAGCATTCAGTGTGCACAGGGAGCAGTGACGACATCACACGTCATCCCTAAACATGGCAGACATTGGATGAATATAAAATGTTAATATTTCGGCTGTGAGTGATTAAAAAATAATCGACCTCAACAATTATTTGAATaattaaatgtatgttttgtgCACAAAGGCTATGACTAAAGGCTATCACAAAGGCTATCTGACTTCTCGATGTGGTCATGTTTCGAAATGTTATTTCTGGGCCGAGCGTCAGTTAAACTGTAGTACCGAAGCTAATCTCTAGGAGCAGTCGAAACGGTGCATCTCCGTGGCCCCTTGATTCTGCCCCATTCAGAAATGGGTAGTTCTACTTgtgatccttgggacgtccctgcCCTAACGCTAActgtaaccttaacccctacccttccctaccttaaccataacccttacctaaccctttCCTTAAttaaccattttacatttcaacCTCAATGGGGTAAAGTCAGAGTTGGGATGTCCCAATGAACCCGGATAGCATGGATCTTTAGCAATATCGaagatttttataactaacccaagatagatcacagcctgtcatttccaatgggaacaaataagtcatagtgggcagaacaagcaaggacgTGGGCATAGCCAAGCACaagctagtgagatcctattggccgTTCTAGCAAGTATTTGCATTTTTTCCGTTAGGGACCGCCTACTCTGTGCGGGTGTGCATACAAAcatatatttaacagatgttattgtagcgaaatacttgtgttcctagctccaacagtgcagtaacatctaacaattcacaacaatacacaaatctaaaagtaaaagaatggaattaaaaaatctataaatatttaacacaagcaatgtcggagtggcaaaatacaaaatatagtagaatagaatagagtatgtACATGAGTAAACAGATGAGAtgagtaaacattattaaagtgactagtaagcatttcactgtaaggtctacaggtctacctacacatgttatattcggcgcatgcgactaataaaatttgatttaaattaGTGTTCTATTATTAAATttgccagtgattccatgtctatgtatatagggctgCAGCCTcgaaggtgcagggttgagtagccgggtggtagctggctagttatggctttttaacagtctgatggccttgagatagaagctgtttttcagcctcGCTGCCCTAGCTTTGgtacacctgtactgacttctccttctggatgatagctgggtgaacaggccgtggctcaggtggttgatgtcatatgatctttttggcctttgcATCCTCTGTGgctctattggggcagtaagcaaattgaagtcggtctaggatgtcaggtaaggtcgaggtgatatgatccttaactagcctctcaatgcacttcatgatgacagaagtgagttctacgggtgatagtcatttagttcagttacctttgctttcttgggtgcaggaacaatggtgaacatattgaagcaagtggggacagcaggctgcgatagggagagattgaacatctctgtaaacactccagcaaCCCAATTCGCCCTtccactccttctaaacaactaAAATTTgtccactctgttcgtaacagattctagttttgggaacagaaaactgtattgagatcaaacgTTTCGTCAATGAGAACATTGGCATAATGTTCCAAAATCCATCTCACTACATCTTCAAATTCGCCATTGGGAGTTTTCCATAGGAATAGGTGGATGACGTCAGCGCTATCGCCATCTAGTGATTTTAACGCTGTCTATGCTTCAATGAGAGGTGGCAGGCTTTCTCCCTGGGTAAAAGCGGTGGTTTGAAAatatgttgttgtctttgataCTCGTGCCCCTCTTCACAACAAACCCCCTCAATTATGGGAGTCTCGGACTAAAGTATGTAGCGAACGACAGAGCAGCGGAAGAATTTAGTGCAAGTCATCAGGCTCATTCTTATTATACTTCAGTGGCCAGGCTAGACCACTGGGCTTCTTCTCATCATATACGTTGTGAAGTGGGAATTCCTACCGGATGCTTCAGATTTATACATCCGGTAAAACATCTGGTACCTTGTTCaatggtttccactagttaccaaaGCCACAAAATCAATTTGGTTTcgacataaggttagcagtgtggttaaggtttaaacacacatttttgagaaattgtagaaataggttcCGTGTGGCTCATTTGGTAGAGTATGGCGCTTGTAACGTTGTGCattcgattcccatgggggaacggtacaaaaatgtatgcattcaCCACGGTATATGAGTGTCTGCTAAGTGAGGTAGAATGTACAAAAGaggcggggtttatgactttgtggctgttgtAACTAGTGACGACCTTGTTCTATCTGTGGTGGAACGTTGTGGACATAGACCAGAAAGTGCAGCGTTTTATGACGTCAGCAAAGGAAGCGAAGCTGTGTGCCATTCTATCATTGAGAATTTCAAGATACAAAGTAATTGGCCTTTGCTATGTTGTTCTCATTTACAAAGACTAGGCTACTAGCAGCTCaaaacagtagctagctagttggttgCAACAGTAAGTAGAGTTTGCTGCCTGTAATATAACCCTATAACGAGCTATGCTTATGTCTTGAGCGGGTTAGGAGCAACATGAATGCTAATGTCATATTGAagggttagctgacaacgtcacgaTAACGatgcttcaatggggcagaaCTCCTTGTGTTTTGATTCTGGATGTACAACTAGCCAACAATGACTAGAAGCTGCCGTGTGGGGAATCGTTTCATATCGTTTTATTCGTTTCTTGATAGAATGTCGTTTTTTGAGGTGTTTTAACTGTTGCCACGTCATCTATGCTATAATGGCTAAATtccgctaactagctaaccaacaactgtaacgatgtatttgagagacaggTTCTCATTTTgcagcaaatgtatttatgtattcAATAGACATTGGAGACGAAATATAGTTTTACATGTTATCAACAATTTAAGACACCCCGGTTTGTTTTGCCCTACTTGTGTGCgcgtcggttttgttgctaaacaaccaacccgtttATAGGCCAATTATTACTGGTAGGTTGACTGTTAGAAACGTATGCAGTTACGTTTATTGTTCATGCAGACCTGTGGTTTCTTCAATTACCCGATGATTGGTCAAATCAAATTggattggtcatatacacatggttagcagatgttattgcgagtgtagcgaaatctaacaagtaatatttaACAATTACAAAACAAAAGCCTAATACCCACACATCTAACTAAAGGAATGAAATAAGAATGTATACaaatatggatgagcaatgtcagatcggcataggctaagatgcaatagatgtgagatgagtaattcaagatatgtaaacattgttaaagtggcattattaaagtgactagtgttccatttattaaaatggccaatgatttcaagtctgtatataggcagcagcctctctgcctgtgatggctgtttaacagtctgatggccttgagatggaagctgtttttcagtctctgtcccagctttgatacgcctgtactgacctcgccttctggatgatagcggggtgaacaggcagtggctcgggtggttcttgtccttgatgatctttttggccttcctgtgacttaTAATGTTGCATGGTTTATTAATATGATCACTGTTTGGTATAGCTCTCTAAGGGTGATGCTCAATAAAACCTGCTCTTTTCCCCACAGAATTCAAACGAAGAAGCACTCTAGTCAACAAGATGAAGAGCACACCTGGGGAAAAGCAACACAATAAAACCAAGCGGACTAAACACCATCCAGACCCCATCAAAACAGAGTGTGGAACACAGTCAGATGATGTTGACTGCAATAGAGAAGAAATGGACATTAGCCAATCACCCTACATTACTAAAGGGGTATGTATCAGCTCCATCCAAATCAAAGAGGAACCAACAGACTTTGAGCAGCAGGGAATGGGAGAGGAACCAAACCGTTCTGTTCCTTCCTTCCAGAAGAAGCACATCAAACATCAAAATACATCCAATCGAATGACCGGATGTAGCAAGATATCATGGAGTCCTGTGGTGACGCTAACAAGATTGTCTAATGTAAGAAGAGTTAGTGGTCTTTCCCAACATGTGACAGTAACTAGACAATAGTATTTAGACTTTTGCTTCATGCATACTGTGGTTTCTTCGTCTTTCTAATCCATAAGGTGGTGGTTAAGACTCTTCTGCGAGACACTAAAGTgtgtttggtgaaggaggaaaaCCCAGACGAGACAGATGGAGGTAGGGCATAGTTCATACATCCAGTCCACCCTCAACGCTGCATTTGAAATGGATGATGGGATTACTTGAACATCATTTGAACATTAATTTACCAAACTTTGTAATTAATATTGAGCAGAGATATTTACTCAAGCATTTTTTTGTTGAATGAGGAAATGTAGGAAATCATAACTATGTTCTGTTCCCTCTCATCTTTCTCTTTCTACCTTCtttccactgctctgtccctctccctcagtctcttctCCTCAATTTTTTCCTTGTCCACACTGCACCATCTCCTTCACTGACTGTTACTTCCTGGAGAACCACATAAAGAACAAACACCAGAAGCAGTACCTGGCTTTGTTCAAAAGCTATGTCTCAACAAGTAAAACTGTGTATGCCCCAACACACAGCTGTTCCCACTGTAGCTACATGTTCCATACCCCACGGCAGCTACACGTCCACATCTGTCAggcccacccctctccctatctAAGGAAACTCCACCCCTGCCCCTATTGTGAACGCAGCTTCCAGTACATAGCCAGACTGCATACTCACTGCAAGGTTTGGCACAAAATGGCTGTTACTTTCATCGATGGATACCTCAGTTGCGCTGACTGTGGAAAGAGCTTCAGGAATTGCTGGGGACTAGGACCTCACCAGTGTCACAAACCTGAGGACACTAAGCCTAAGGATGGCCCTGTCTGTCTGAACATCGGCATGCCATGCTCAGAGTGTGGCAAAAGCTGCTCTAGTCCTCAGAATCTGCGCattcacatgcgcacacacaccggCGAGAAGCCCTACGTCTGCAAGGAGTGTGGCAAGAGCTTCTCAGAAGCCAGCAGTCATTGCAAACACATGATGATACACTCAGGGGTCAAGCCATTCAAATGCCAAGACTGCGGAAAGGATTTTGCCCGGATGTGGCACCTCCGAGTTCACATGACCGTTCACTCTGGCGAGAAGCCTTTATCCTGCCCCAAATGTGACAGGCGGTTTGCATACAGTTATTCTTTGAAGCTTCACCTGCGCACACACTCAGGGGAGAGACCTTTCAAATGTACTGTGTGTGGTAAAGACTTTGCAGACAACGGTTATCTGAAGACGCATCTGAAGATCCACAATAATGAAAGGAACTACCATTGTGGGGTTTGTGGGCTGAAGTTCATAAACAGTGCTGCGTTGAAAACCCACCAGCGCGCACACACTGGGGAGAGGCCTTTCCATTGCACAGTGTGTGACAATACATTTTTCCGACACGCACACCTGAAGAACCACCAGCGCACTCACACAGGTGAGAAACCATACACCTGTACTGAGTGCAGCAAAAGCTTCACTCAGTCTGGAGATCTCACAAAACACATACGCacccacactggagagaagccgtaTGAATGTTCTGTCTGCCACGGCTGCTATACCTCTTCAGGGGATCTGGGCAAACACATGAGGATCCACAATAACTCACGGCCATATCACTGCCAGGAGTGTGACAAAAGCTTCCGCATGGTCGGTCACCTTAAAACTCACATGAGGACCCACACTGGTGAGAGACCATACTCCTGCCCCCGCTGCCATCGTACTTTTGCTCGCGCCCACCACCTATCTGGTCACCTGCCTAGATGTTGCTGAATGATTCGATTATTTATATACAGTCAACTCTTTTACTCTTGTAGTTATTTAATAAAGAACAGTGATGTACAGAAGATGGTTTTGTGCCCGACTTTGTTGTGTTAATAACAATAAATGGTAATGTCAATAAAGGCCGCTATAATCTGTGAAATATGCCATGCCTGTTGTGTGGTTCTGGTGTTTGTTGTATGTTTTCCTTGAGCTGAAATAAGAGAGTCATATCACATACATTTCAGTCTCCCAGTTTTCTATTGGTAAACCATCATTGGCCTGCACTGGCTGGTGTTGATATTACAGTAAGTTGTACATTTCATATTACAATTTGAAAGCTTTTGAAGAGGATTGATTCACCAATTTAGTCTATTTGTTTCTGAAATCCAAGACCTAGGGCAACATTGTTAGTGTGGGAGTCAACCTGTCTGCCTATGGAGAATCAGGACAGTAAATAAAAGGGTATGCTCCGTCTTCTTTACAACAGGTGCTTTAGCCTTACAATAACTTACAATGACCAAAATTCGTCCTTGATTAATAAGATTAGAGTCCAGAACTGGCATAGCGACAAAAAATTGCTGATACAAAACTGATACTTTTGGCgaaaatttatatatttttaagaaTACACACCAATCAACAGCCTCTATTGTTTTTGCATATAATCTAGGGGCCATTGTTTGATTGGTCAGGTACCGTGACGTTTTAACTGCAGAAAAGCAAAGCTTGTCTATTATGTTGACAAGATAGTCAAGTGACCGCTCAagcaatggaaatacatgtcctcccTCAATGAAGGAAGACAGgcgggaccattctagccaatcaGGGGGCAGATAAACTTGGGCACAACAGGCAGTACTAAGTCGTTTTTCTCCTAGCTGCCGCAATGCCACGTGCAACCACTTATATCCGTACATTTGTAACAACCTAAACAGTACGAAACTTATATTTGATTAAAAAAAGCCTCACGGAATTcgaccctcatagacctccatTCAACAAAACATTTATCTCGCGGATATATTTTAATGAGAGTAAagcctctcgcttcgcctcttcctctgtAAGGAAACGCATAATTCTTCCGGAGTAGCGAAACTTTATTTTCTATTCGTGAGTATTTTTTACGAGAAACAAACTTGTTCTTCTCATGGTTAATATCTTTACAATCAGTATTTGGTGGGTGATATTTAGTCGTCAAGAGTAGTAAAGTCGCTTACATTATCTACAATCGAGCTAatcttgctagctaacgttagccaggcGAAGAGAGTCCATTTCTGACCCAGAAAGATATGCAACCTAGCTAACTTAACTAACCTCCCAATTATATGGTAAAAAATGTATGATGTTTTGAAATGCTCTCCTCTGCATGTTAAACCTATGATTTGCGACGGTACAGAAACTCGGTGCTACTGTCTTTGATAGTAGTATGTCCAGGTGACTGTTGTTGTCAAGGTGTCCTCACACCAATAGAACCTAGCGGTGAAACTGGGAAATGGTTcaaatcgtttttccaccatacaTTTTTCCCGTAGGGAATTgaagaaacacttaaaataagggctgtgtttcgtggaAGCTTACCCAggcatgacgttttgataaccatgtttTGGACAAGGTGAcctttatcaatatattcagctcTATTTACTATCAGATCCAAAAATGGCTAATTAGAGTCCAAGTAGATATGCAAGACTACACATTTAATTTTGGAGGGGGTGAATATATTggtaaaagtcaccttgtccaagagagattcacatggttatcaaaacgtcacgccagggttaACCTACACGAAACAAAACCTATATATGAAGTTTCTAAAATCCCCAATGGGGAAAAAtgtatggtggaaaaacaattggaaccatttccttgtttgactgctaggttttattgGTATTATGACTCGTACTGTGATGATAATGTTGTGCAATTAAGGTATGTCGAAAACAAAACCAGAAGTCTTGTTTACTAAGGCAGAATTGTGTTTCCACCAGCCTAGTATTTTGTTTACTCTGtagtatctacagttgaagtcagaagtttacagacaccttgtaagccaaatacatttaaactcagtttttcacaattcctgacatttaatcctagtaaaaattccctgtcataggtcagttatgatcaccactttattttaagaatgtgaaatgtcagaataacagtagagtgaattatttctttcagctttcatttctttcatcacattcccagtgggtcagaaggttatatacactcagttagtatttgtagcattgtctttacattgtttaactttggtcaaacttttcgggtagccttccacaagcttcccacaatacgttgggtgaattttgtcccattcctcctgacagagctggtgtaaccgagtcaggtttgtaggtctccttgctcgcacacgctttttcagttctgcccacagattttctataggattgaggtcagggctttgtgatggccactccaataccttgactttcttgtccttaagccattttgccacaactttggaagtatgcttggggtcattgtccatttggaagacccatttgcgaccaagctttaacttcctgactgatgtcttgagatgttgcttcaatatatccacacaattttccgccctcatgatgccatctcttttgtgaagtgcactagttcctactgcagcaaagcacccccattattgccaaacagttctatttttgttacatcagaccagaggacatttctccaaaaagtacaatctttgtccccatgtgcagttgcaatccgtagtctggctttttttatggcggttttggagcattggctccttccttgctgagcgtcctttcaggttatgttgatattggactaattttactgtggatatagatacttttgtacctgtttcctccagcatcttcaaatcaaagtttatttgtcttgtgcaccgaatacaacaggtgttagaccttacagtgaaatgcttacttacaggctctgcaaaaaaggtattaggtgaacaataggtgagTAAAgaagtaaaaagacaggctatatacagtagcgaggctatatacagacactggttagtcaggctgattgaggtagtatatacatatagatatggttaaagtgactatgcatatatgatgaacagagagtagtagtagcgtaaaagaggggtgggtggcgggacacaatgcagatagcccagttagccaatgtgcgggagcactggttggtcggcccaattgaggtattatgtacatgaatgtatagttaaagtgactatgcatatatgataaacagagagtagcagcagcgtaaaagaggggttggggggcacacaatgcaagtagtccgggtagccatttgattaactgttcaggagtcttatggcttgggggtaaaaacg contains:
- the LOC109901545 gene encoding gastrula zinc finger protein XlCGF57.1 isoform X2 is translated as MKSTPGEKQHNKTKRTKHHPDPIKTECGTQSDDVDCNREEMDISQSPYITKGKKHIKHQNTSNRMTGCSKISWSPVVTLTRLSNVVVKTLLRDTKVCLVKEENPDETDGVSSPQFFPCPHCTISFTDCYFLENHIKNKHQKQYLALFKSYVSTSKTVYAPTHSCSHCSYMFHTPRQLHVHICQAHPSPYLRKLHPCPYCERSFQYIARLHTHCKVWHKMAVTFIDGYLSCADCGKSFRNCWGLGPHQCHKPEDTKPKDGPVCLNIGMPCSECGKSCSSPQNLRIHMRTHTGEKPYVCKECGKSFSEASSHCKHMMIHSGVKPFKCQDCGKDFARMWHLRVHMTVHSGEKPLSCPKCDRRFAYSYSLKLHLRTHSGERPFKCTVCGKDFADNGYLKTHLKIHNNERNYHCGVCGLKFINSAALKTHQRAHTGERPFHCTVCDNTFFRHAHLKNHQRTHTGEKPYTCTECSKSFTQSGDLTKHIRTHTGEKPYECSVCHGCYTSSGDLGKHMRIHNNSRPYHCQECDKSFRMVGHLKTHMRTHTGERPYSCPRCHRTFARAHHLSGHLPRCC
- the LOC109901545 gene encoding gastrula zinc finger protein XlCGF57.1 isoform X1, whose product is MKSTPGEKQHNKTKRTKHHPDPIKTECGTQSDDVDCNREEMDISQSPYITKGVCISSIQIKEEPTDFEQQGMGEEPNRSVPSFQKKHIKHQNTSNRMTGCSKISWSPVVTLTRLSNVVVKTLLRDTKVCLVKEENPDETDGVSSPQFFPCPHCTISFTDCYFLENHIKNKHQKQYLALFKSYVSTSKTVYAPTHSCSHCSYMFHTPRQLHVHICQAHPSPYLRKLHPCPYCERSFQYIARLHTHCKVWHKMAVTFIDGYLSCADCGKSFRNCWGLGPHQCHKPEDTKPKDGPVCLNIGMPCSECGKSCSSPQNLRIHMRTHTGEKPYVCKECGKSFSEASSHCKHMMIHSGVKPFKCQDCGKDFARMWHLRVHMTVHSGEKPLSCPKCDRRFAYSYSLKLHLRTHSGERPFKCTVCGKDFADNGYLKTHLKIHNNERNYHCGVCGLKFINSAALKTHQRAHTGERPFHCTVCDNTFFRHAHLKNHQRTHTGEKPYTCTECSKSFTQSGDLTKHIRTHTGEKPYECSVCHGCYTSSGDLGKHMRIHNNSRPYHCQECDKSFRMVGHLKTHMRTHTGERPYSCPRCHRTFARAHHLSGHLPRCC